From the genome of Eucalyptus grandis isolate ANBG69807.140 chromosome 2, ASM1654582v1, whole genome shotgun sequence, one region includes:
- the LOC104428608 gene encoding squalene synthase: MGSWGAILRHPGDFYPLMKLKMAASNAEKQIPPQPHWAFCYSMLHKVSRSFALVIQQLGTELRDAVCIFYLVLRALDTVEDDTSIPTDVKVPILKAFHQHVYDKEWHFHCGTKEYKVLMDQFHHVSMAFLELGKSYQEAIEDITKRMGVGMANFICKEVETIDDYDEYCHYVAGLVGLGLSKLFHASGAEDLAPDSLSNSMGLFLQKTNIIRDYLEDINEIPKSRMFWPRQIWSKYVNKLEDLKCEENSEKAVRCLNDMVTNALTHVEDCLTYMSALGDPSIFRFCAIPQIMAIGTLALCYNNIEVFKGVVKIRRGLTAKVIDRTRTMADVYGAFYDFSCMLKSKVDKNDPNATKTLSRIEITQKACRDAGLRNKRKSYILPSEPRYGFVPVVVLLIILAIILAQFLRSRSSNY; encoded by the exons ATGGGGAGCTGGGGAGCGATTCTGAGGCACCCGGGGGATTTCTACCCGCTGATGAAGCTGAAGATGGCGGCGAGCAATGCCGAGAAGCAGATCCCCCCGCAGCCCCACTGGGCATTCTGCTACTCCATGCTCCACAAGGTCTCCCGCAGCTTCGCCCTCGTCATCCAACAGCTCGGCACCGAGCTCCGTGATGCG GTGTGCATATTCTATTTGGTCCTGCGAGCACTTGATACAGTTG AGGATGACACAAGCATACCTACTGATGTCAAAGTGCCTATCCTGAAAGCCTTTCATCAGCACGTGTATGATAAGGAGTGGCATTTTCAT GTGGTACAAAGGAATACAAGGTTCTAATGGACCAATTTCATCATGTTTCCATGGCTTTCCTGGAGCTAGGGAAAAG TTACCAAGAGGCTATTGAGGATATTACTAAAAGGATGGGAGTAGGAATGGCAAACTTTATTTGCAAAGAG GTGGAAACAATTGATGATTACGATGAATATTGCCACTATGTGGCAGGACTTGTTGGTTTAGGTTTGTCAAAGCTTTTCCATGCTTCGGGAGCTGAAGATCTGGCACCAGATTCTCTATCTAATTCGATGGGTTTGTTTCTACAG AAAACAAACATTATTCGAGATTATTTGGAGGATATCAATGAGATTCCAAAGTCACGCATGTTTTGGCCTCGTCAAATTTGGAGCAAATATGTAAACAAACTTGAG GACTTGAAGTGTGAGGAGAACTCAGAGAAGGCAGTGCGATGTTTGAATGATATGGTCACGAATGCTTTGACACATGTTGAAGACTGTTTGACCTACATGTCTGCTTTAGGGGATCCTTCTATATTCCGGTTTTGTGCCATTCCTCAG ATAATGGCAATTGGAACATTAGCTTTATGCTACAACAATATTGAAGTTTTCAAAGGCGTAGTGAAGATAAGGCGAG GTCTTACTGCTAAAGTTATCGATCGTACAAGAACAATGGCTGATGTTTATGGTGCATTCTATGATTTTTCTTGTATGCTGAAGTCCAAG GTTGATAAGAATGACCCTAATGCTACAAAAACATTAAGCAGAATCGAGATTACGCAGAAGGCTTGCAGAGATGCTGGCCTCCGAAACAAaag GAAATCTTACATCCTTCCAAGTGAACCCAGATATGGTTTCGTGCCG